Proteins encoded within one genomic window of Brachybacterium sp. P6-10-X1:
- a CDS encoding copper homeostasis protein CutC: MSCAVEIAVQDLAGLEVAALGGADRVELCTDLDRGGLTPPPELVEQCVARATALVAARDAKPHFDVHVLIRCRAGQDDFLGRPAEFAFSDEEIARMARQAEETVTAGAAGVVLGALTPDGELDVPAIETVRDTALVAAQSAARGLTLTFHRAVDALPGREQRAQAVRDLLGLGFHRVLSSGGAARALDGADDLAAMVAAAEELLDVCAGGGVRPADLADLAARTGVADVHLSARRRPGAPVEPGAPDTETDPAVVAAAVDAAGEL, translated from the coding sequence ATGAGCTGCGCCGTGGAGATCGCCGTCCAGGACCTCGCCGGCCTGGAGGTCGCCGCACTCGGCGGCGCCGACCGGGTGGAGCTGTGCACGGACCTGGACCGCGGTGGCCTGACGCCGCCGCCCGAGCTGGTCGAGCAGTGCGTCGCCCGTGCCACGGCCCTGGTCGCCGCCCGGGACGCCAAGCCCCACTTCGACGTGCACGTGCTGATCCGCTGCCGCGCCGGTCAGGACGACTTCCTGGGACGACCTGCCGAGTTCGCCTTCTCCGACGAGGAGATCGCCCGGATGGCCCGCCAGGCCGAGGAGACCGTCACCGCCGGCGCCGCCGGCGTGGTGCTCGGCGCGCTCACCCCCGACGGCGAGCTGGACGTCCCCGCGATCGAGACGGTCCGGGACACCGCCCTGGTCGCCGCGCAGTCCGCGGCGCGCGGTCTGACCTTGACCTTCCACCGGGCCGTCGACGCCCTCCCCGGCCGCGAGCAGCGTGCCCAGGCCGTGCGCGACCTCCTCGGCCTCGGCTTCCACCGGGTGCTCAGCTCCGGTGGGGCCGCTCGCGCCCTCGACGGGGCCGACGACCTCGCGGCGATGGTCGCGGCGGCCGAGGAGCTGCTGGACGTGTGCGCCGGGGGAGGGGTCCGGCCCGCGGACCTCGCCGACCTCGCCGCCCGCACCGGCGTCGCCGACGTGCACCTGTCCGCCCGCCGCCGCCCCGGCGCCCCCGTCGAACCGGGCGCCCCCGACACCGAGACCGACCCGGCCGTCGTCGCCGCCGCGGTCGACGCCGCAGGAGAGCTGTGA
- a CDS encoding HAD hydrolase-like protein: MSILAPGALADVPVVLLDLDGTLVDSGPGILDGLGRAFAECGEELPPPEVLRTFVGPPLAESFQGTLGLSAERAEKLELAYSEHYQVGGLLAAPPYPGIPELLEGLARDGRTMAVATNKPETTARRLLAHQGLDGDLALIAGTDRATGRDDKAAVVRSVLVRLGLEARTTATDRGAVSGAPAVMIGDRIHDAEGAAVHGLPAVLTGWGYGGAVERESGWPRAETVADLAAMLLR; encoded by the coding sequence ATGTCGATCCTCGCGCCCGGCGCCCTCGCCGATGTCCCCGTCGTCCTGCTGGATCTCGACGGAACCCTGGTCGATTCGGGGCCGGGGATCCTCGACGGGCTCGGGCGCGCCTTCGCCGAGTGCGGGGAGGAGCTGCCTCCGCCCGAGGTGCTGCGGACCTTCGTCGGCCCGCCGCTGGCCGAATCGTTCCAGGGGACCCTCGGCCTCAGCGCAGAGCGCGCCGAGAAGCTCGAACTCGCCTACAGCGAGCACTATCAGGTGGGCGGGCTCCTGGCGGCGCCGCCGTATCCGGGGATCCCCGAGCTGCTGGAGGGACTCGCCCGGGACGGTCGCACCATGGCGGTCGCCACCAACAAACCCGAGACCACGGCGCGCCGTCTCCTCGCCCATCAGGGGCTCGACGGCGACCTGGCCCTGATCGCCGGCACCGACCGGGCGACGGGTCGGGACGACAAGGCGGCCGTCGTCCGGAGCGTTCTGGTCCGGCTCGGCCTCGAGGCGCGCACCACGGCGACCGACCGCGGTGCTGTCTCCGGGGCGCCGGCCGTGATGATCGGCGATCGGATCCACGATGCCGAGGGCGCCGCGGTGCACGGCCTGCCCGCCGTGCTCACAGGCTGGGGGTACGGGGGAGCCGTCGAACGGGAGTCCGGGTGGCCCCGCGCGGAGACCGTCGCCGACCTCGCGGCGATGCTGCTGCGCTGA
- a CDS encoding adenylosuccinate synthase: MPAVMIVGAQWGDEGKGKATDLLGERVDYVVKPNGGNNAGHTVVVGGEKFELKLLPAGILSSQVTPVIGNGVVVNLEALFEEIGMLEQRGVDTSRLRISADAHVVTSFHQTMDKVTERFLGKRAIGTTGRGIGPAYMDKIGRLGIRVQDLFDASILRQKVESSLRQKNELLVKVYNRRDVDPEEITQELLTYAERLRPMVVDTVELLNSALDRDEVVLMEGGQATYLDVDHGTYPFVTSSNPTAGGACTGAGIGPTRVDRVIGIVKAYTTRVGAGPFPTELFDKWGEYLQRTGGEVGVNTGRPRRCGWYDALMIRHAVRINGFTDIVLTKLDVLTGLDEVPICTGYDIDGVIHREMPMTQTEFHHATPVHETLPGWSEDLSEARTFEDLPENARAYVHRLEELAGCRISAIGVGPDRADTIAVHDLLPETTR, encoded by the coding sequence ATGCCCGCCGTCATGATCGTCGGAGCCCAGTGGGGTGACGAGGGGAAGGGCAAGGCCACCGACCTCCTCGGAGAGCGGGTCGACTACGTCGTCAAGCCCAACGGCGGCAACAACGCCGGGCACACCGTGGTGGTCGGCGGCGAGAAGTTCGAGCTCAAGCTCCTTCCCGCCGGGATCCTCTCCTCGCAGGTCACACCCGTCATCGGCAACGGCGTGGTGGTCAATCTCGAAGCGCTGTTCGAGGAGATCGGCATGCTCGAGCAGCGTGGCGTGGACACCTCGCGCCTGCGGATCAGCGCCGACGCGCACGTCGTCACCTCCTTCCACCAGACGATGGACAAGGTCACCGAGCGCTTCCTCGGCAAGCGCGCGATCGGCACCACCGGACGCGGCATCGGCCCGGCCTACATGGACAAGATCGGTCGCCTCGGCATCCGCGTCCAGGACCTCTTCGACGCCTCGATCCTGCGGCAGAAGGTCGAGAGCTCCCTGCGGCAGAAGAACGAGTTGCTGGTGAAGGTCTACAACCGGCGCGACGTCGACCCCGAGGAGATCACCCAGGAGCTGCTCACCTACGCCGAGCGCCTCCGCCCGATGGTGGTCGACACCGTCGAGCTGTTGAACTCCGCCCTGGACCGGGACGAGGTCGTGCTGATGGAGGGCGGCCAGGCCACGTACCTGGACGTCGACCACGGCACGTACCCGTTCGTGACCAGCTCCAATCCGACCGCGGGCGGTGCCTGCACGGGCGCGGGGATCGGCCCCACCCGCGTCGACCGGGTGATCGGCATCGTCAAGGCCTACACCACCCGTGTGGGAGCCGGCCCGTTCCCCACCGAGCTCTTCGACAAGTGGGGCGAGTACCTCCAGAGAACCGGTGGCGAGGTCGGCGTGAACACCGGGCGCCCCCGCCGCTGCGGCTGGTACGACGCCCTGATGATCCGCCATGCGGTGCGCATCAACGGCTTCACCGACATCGTGCTGACCAAGCTCGACGTGCTCACCGGCCTCGACGAGGTGCCGATCTGCACCGGCTATGACATCGACGGGGTCATCCATCGCGAGATGCCGATGACCCAGACCGAGTTCCACCACGCGACGCCGGTCCACGAGACGCTGCCCGGCTGGTCCGAGGACCTCTCCGAGGCACGCACCTTCGAGGACCTGCCGGAGAACGCCCGGGCGTACGTCCATCGCCTCGAGGAGCTCGCCGGCTGCCGGATCAGCGCCATCGGCGTCGGGCCCGATCGGGCCGACACCATCGCCGTGCACGATCTGCTGCCGGAGACGACTCGCTGA
- the purF gene encoding amidophosphoribosyltransferase, with amino-acid sequence MARGDGKLTHDLLPGEKGPQDSCGVFGVFAPGEDVSKLTYYGLYALQHRGQESAGIAASDGSQILVYKDMGLVSQVFDEASLEALQGHIAIGHTRYSTTGGSVWSNAQPTLGPRPDGTVALAHNGNLVNTDQLLELVEQRRGTPRSGELARGNTTDTALVTALLDADGPLEDSLREIMPHLHGAYCFTLMNESTLYAARDPQGIRPLVLGRLERGWVVASETAALDICGASFVREVAPGEMIVIDERGLRCEQVMEPRPKGCVFEYAYLARPDTRIAGRSVNEARAEMGRQLAREHPVDADLVIPTPESGTPAAIGYAQESGLPYGQGMVKNAYVGRTFIQPSQTIRQLGIRLKLNPLREVIEGKRLVVVDDSIVRGNTQRAVVRMLREAGAAEVHVRISSPPVRWPCFYGIDFASRAELIANGLGIEEIARSLGADSLGYISEEGMVAATEQPADSLCTACFSGTYPVSLPDPVARAQGIVTSVNHEAIAVGKDA; translated from the coding sequence GTGGCACGCGGAGACGGAAAGCTCACCCATGACCTGCTCCCCGGGGAGAAGGGCCCGCAGGATTCCTGCGGAGTCTTCGGCGTCTTCGCCCCCGGCGAGGACGTCTCGAAACTGACCTACTACGGTCTCTACGCTCTGCAGCACCGCGGGCAGGAGTCCGCCGGCATCGCGGCCTCCGACGGCTCGCAGATCCTCGTCTACAAGGACATGGGCCTGGTCTCCCAGGTGTTCGACGAGGCCTCCCTCGAAGCCCTGCAGGGGCATATCGCCATCGGGCACACGCGCTACTCGACCACCGGCGGTTCCGTGTGGTCCAACGCCCAGCCCACCCTCGGCCCCCGCCCCGACGGCACCGTGGCGCTCGCCCACAACGGCAACCTCGTCAACACCGATCAGCTGCTGGAGCTCGTCGAGCAGCGCCGCGGCACGCCCCGCTCCGGGGAGCTCGCCCGCGGCAACACCACCGACACCGCGCTGGTCACTGCCCTGCTCGACGCCGACGGTCCGCTCGAGGACTCGCTGCGCGAGATCATGCCGCATCTGCACGGCGCCTACTGCTTCACCCTCATGAACGAGTCCACGCTGTATGCCGCGCGCGACCCGCAAGGGATCCGCCCCCTCGTGCTGGGCCGTCTCGAGCGGGGATGGGTGGTGGCCTCCGAGACCGCCGCCCTGGACATCTGCGGCGCGAGCTTCGTGCGGGAGGTCGCCCCCGGTGAGATGATCGTCATCGACGAGCGCGGGCTGCGCTGCGAGCAGGTCATGGAGCCGCGGCCCAAGGGCTGCGTCTTCGAGTACGCCTACCTCGCCCGCCCCGACACGCGGATCGCGGGGCGCAGCGTCAACGAGGCGCGCGCCGAGATGGGCCGCCAGCTGGCCCGAGAGCACCCCGTGGACGCGGACCTGGTGATCCCGACCCCGGAATCCGGCACGCCCGCCGCGATCGGGTACGCCCAGGAGTCCGGTCTCCCCTACGGCCAGGGCATGGTCAAGAACGCCTACGTCGGCCGCACCTTCATCCAGCCCAGCCAGACCATCCGTCAGCTCGGCATCCGGTTGAAGCTCAATCCTCTGCGGGAGGTCATCGAGGGCAAGCGCCTGGTGGTCGTCGACGACTCGATCGTCCGCGGGAACACCCAGCGCGCCGTGGTCCGGATGCTCCGCGAGGCCGGCGCGGCGGAGGTCCATGTGCGGATCTCCTCGCCACCGGTGCGCTGGCCCTGCTTCTACGGCATCGACTTCGCCTCCCGGGCCGAGCTGATCGCCAATGGGCTGGGCATCGAGGAGATCGCCCGGTCCCTGGGAGCGGACTCGCTCGGCTACATCTCCGAGGAGGGCATGGTCGCGGCCACCGAGCAGCCCGCCGACTCCCTGTGCACCGCCTGCTTCTCCGGGACCTACCCGGTCTCGCTGCCCGACCCCGTCGCGCGTGCCCAGGGGATCGTCACCTCGGTCAACCACGAAGCCATCGCCGTCGGGAAGGACGCATGA
- a CDS encoding sterol carrier family protein, with translation MTRRTDPEAGRSALARWASDPAAARRAVLAPAVRHTLEIFAEEHPGGAVELRVPPYAAVQAIEGTRHTRGTPPAVVETDAAAWLELVSGELLWADAVAAGRVRASGERSDLAELLPLPGARRVVRTAREQREQTALPVREQAETPSRGQRPIDHEPQEDR, from the coding sequence GTGACCCGCAGGACCGATCCCGAAGCAGGTCGCAGCGCCCTGGCGCGATGGGCGAGCGACCCCGCGGCCGCACGGCGCGCGGTACTCGCCCCCGCAGTCCGGCACACGCTGGAGATCTTCGCCGAGGAGCACCCCGGCGGAGCGGTCGAACTGCGCGTCCCGCCGTACGCGGCCGTGCAGGCCATCGAGGGGACCCGCCACACCCGGGGCACCCCGCCCGCGGTGGTCGAGACCGACGCCGCCGCCTGGCTCGAGCTCGTCAGCGGCGAACTTCTCTGGGCCGACGCCGTCGCCGCCGGACGCGTCCGCGCCAGCGGTGAGCGCAGCGACCTCGCCGAGCTGCTGCCCCTGCCCGGAGCGCGACGCGTCGTCCGCACCGCGCGGGAGCAGCGGGAGCAGACCGCGCTGCCCGTCCGGGAGCAGGCCGAGACACCCTCCCGAGGGCAGAGGCCGATCGATCACGAGCCCCAGGAGGACCGATGA
- a CDS encoding DUF3151 domain-containing protein translates to MADRTDNLTSGNLLGIPETLLPDDFIDLQVTEELSDGEPRDIAARHPESPMVWATLAQDALTDGDEIAAYAYARTGYHRGLDALRQAGWRGQGPIPASHAPNRGFLRALAMLGETSRRLGDDAEADRVTAFLREADPSLLG, encoded by the coding sequence ATGGCAGATCGTACCGATAACCTCACCAGCGGGAATCTTCTGGGCATCCCGGAGACCCTGCTGCCCGACGATTTCATCGACCTCCAGGTGACCGAGGAGCTCTCCGACGGTGAGCCGCGCGACATCGCGGCCCGCCATCCCGAGTCGCCGATGGTCTGGGCGACCCTGGCGCAGGACGCGCTGACCGACGGCGACGAGATCGCGGCCTACGCCTACGCACGCACCGGGTACCACCGCGGTCTCGACGCCCTGCGCCAGGCCGGTTGGCGGGGACAGGGCCCGATCCCGGCCTCCCACGCCCCCAACCGCGGCTTCCTGCGCGCACTGGCGATGCTGGGGGAGACCTCGCGTCGCCTGGGCGATGACGCGGAGGCCGATCGGGTGACGGCGTTCCTCCGCGAAGCGGACCCCAGCCTGCTCGGCTGA
- the purM gene encoding phosphoribosylformylglycinamidine cyclo-ligase — translation MNTTDPSAPAITYADSGVDTAAGDRAVDLMKEAVAATHGPQVLGGIGAFAGLVDVSALKDYRRPLLASSTDGVGTKLAIAREMDTHDTIGRDLVGMVVDDIVVVGAAPLAMTDYIACGAVVPERIADIVRGIAEGCTLAGCALVGGETAEHPGLMGEDDYDVAGAAVGVVEADQLLGPDRVRDGDVVIGMDASGLHSNGYSLVRAVLAAQSLSLRTHIDDFGRSLGEELLEPTRIYTADLLAVLADPRATGGVHALSHVTGGGLGANLARVMPRGLAARIDRGSWEPGAVFSQIARWGSVPQLDLEGTLNMGIGMVALVGAEQADATLAVLSERGVGARVIGEVVGEDRLPEPGSHLEHVIAGAKGVDGGAVLLAGQHPGWD, via the coding sequence ATGAACACCACGGACCCCAGCGCCCCCGCGATCACCTACGCCGATTCGGGGGTCGACACAGCTGCGGGCGACCGCGCCGTCGACCTCATGAAGGAGGCCGTGGCCGCGACGCACGGACCGCAGGTGCTCGGAGGGATCGGCGCCTTCGCGGGACTCGTCGACGTCAGCGCGCTGAAGGACTACCGCCGGCCGCTGCTGGCCTCCTCCACCGACGGCGTCGGCACCAAGCTCGCGATCGCCCGGGAGATGGACACCCACGACACCATCGGCCGCGACCTCGTCGGCATGGTCGTCGACGACATCGTCGTGGTCGGGGCGGCCCCGCTGGCCATGACCGACTACATCGCGTGCGGTGCCGTGGTGCCCGAGCGGATCGCGGACATCGTGCGCGGCATCGCCGAAGGCTGCACGCTCGCGGGCTGCGCGCTGGTGGGAGGCGAGACCGCCGAGCATCCCGGGCTGATGGGCGAGGACGACTACGACGTGGCCGGGGCCGCCGTCGGCGTCGTCGAGGCGGATCAGCTGCTGGGACCGGACCGCGTCCGTGACGGCGACGTGGTGATCGGGATGGACGCCTCCGGACTGCATTCCAACGGGTACTCGCTGGTGCGCGCCGTGCTCGCCGCGCAGAGCCTGTCGCTCCGGACCCATATCGACGACTTCGGCCGCAGCCTGGGCGAGGAGCTGCTGGAGCCCACGCGCATCTACACCGCCGACCTACTGGCCGTCCTCGCGGACCCGCGGGCCACCGGCGGCGTCCACGCGCTCAGCCACGTCACCGGCGGTGGTCTCGGCGCGAACCTCGCCCGCGTCATGCCCCGCGGCCTGGCGGCGCGCATCGACCGCGGCAGCTGGGAGCCCGGTGCCGTGTTCTCGCAGATCGCCCGCTGGGGCTCGGTGCCGCAGCTCGACCTGGAGGGCACGCTGAACATGGGGATCGGCATGGTCGCCCTGGTCGGTGCCGAGCAGGCCGATGCGACCCTCGCGGTGCTGTCCGAGCGGGGAGTGGGAGCGCGGGTGATCGGTGAGGTCGTCGGCGAGGACCGGCTGCCCGAACCGGGCAGCCATCTCGAGCACGTCATCGCGGGTGCCAAGGGCGTGGACGGCGGGGCGGTC
- a CDS encoding phosphotransferase — MSHTQDGSELLTGSGAGGLLRSAVGNSGGVLHSWQLDHVDHRPGRSTKALYRTMVSWPELDGPQAPAREELFGASAHIGEREKNLYVAEQTLVMTDGDINVRVWRYPHDPWLPMLPLVCYPDVVGRTLADLGVPLGQDPSASIAIDVVSYRPGRRAVLRASQGDRAVYLKVMQPHRSGEIVDRHERLLAAGVPVPAVIAHHNGLVVLEELPGRPLARAVIDEGVEACSAGDLVALLDRLPASLYTLSVRPPWTDSVEFYAGIVSSSVPSLAPRLDALVRTIRDGLAALEQRMDMRPHDVVHGDFYEAQVFVQNGRVVGLLDIDTVGPGRRADDLACLLAHLSVLADYGNAGRIDRAMQERVEEAIRTWQRTFADRVDPTELALRSAGVVLSLATGPHRQQEAAWEAATEAIVRVAEQWVSRARAAESHRLAAQDPTPSSPPPSHTPSSSVPSGSAPRGPTGMRPDPQGPTGLRPAPQGSAEVPAGAPGASGRPPARPRSVAPSRATPGPEQQPVAPTRPAPPPEQRTSPEARSTPPPQSSGSTQPLPVAEQPDRRDSGDDSPTQERRIDSILPQ, encoded by the coding sequence ATGTCACACACGCAGGACGGCTCGGAGCTTCTCACCGGGTCCGGAGCAGGGGGCCTGCTCCGATCGGCCGTCGGGAACTCCGGCGGCGTGCTGCACAGCTGGCAGCTGGATCATGTCGACCATCGGCCCGGCCGCAGCACGAAGGCGCTCTACCGCACGATGGTGTCCTGGCCCGAGCTCGATGGTCCGCAGGCCCCGGCGCGCGAGGAGCTGTTCGGCGCGAGCGCCCACATCGGCGAGCGCGAGAAGAACCTCTACGTCGCCGAGCAGACCCTGGTCATGACCGACGGGGACATCAACGTGCGCGTGTGGCGCTACCCCCACGATCCATGGCTGCCGATGCTCCCGCTGGTGTGCTATCCGGACGTCGTCGGCCGTACCCTGGCGGACCTGGGGGTGCCGCTGGGCCAGGACCCCTCCGCGTCGATCGCGATCGACGTCGTCTCGTACCGGCCCGGGCGCCGGGCGGTGCTGCGGGCGAGCCAGGGCGACCGGGCCGTCTACCTCAAGGTCATGCAGCCGCATCGCAGCGGGGAGATCGTCGACCGCCACGAGCGCCTGCTGGCCGCCGGGGTCCCGGTCCCCGCCGTGATCGCCCATCACAACGGGCTGGTGGTGCTCGAGGAGCTGCCCGGCCGCCCCCTGGCCCGCGCGGTGATCGACGAGGGGGTCGAGGCCTGTTCCGCCGGCGACCTGGTCGCTCTCCTGGACCGGCTCCCCGCCTCCCTGTACACCCTGTCGGTGCGGCCGCCCTGGACCGATTCGGTGGAGTTCTACGCGGGGATCGTCAGCTCTTCGGTGCCGTCCCTGGCGCCCCGGCTCGACGCCCTCGTGCGCACCATCCGCGACGGTCTGGCGGCCCTCGAGCAGCGGATGGACATGCGCCCCCACGACGTGGTCCACGGGGACTTCTACGAGGCGCAGGTCTTCGTCCAGAACGGCAGGGTGGTGGGCCTGCTGGACATCGACACGGTGGGGCCGGGCCGACGGGCGGATGACCTCGCCTGCCTACTCGCCCACCTCAGCGTGCTGGCCGACTACGGCAACGCCGGCCGGATCGATCGCGCCATGCAGGAGCGCGTCGAGGAGGCGATCCGCACCTGGCAGAGAACGTTCGCGGATCGGGTCGATCCCACCGAGCTCGCTCTGCGGTCCGCGGGCGTCGTGCTGTCGCTGGCCACCGGGCCGCATCGCCAGCAGGAGGCGGCTTGGGAGGCTGCGACCGAGGCGATCGTGCGCGTGGCCGAGCAATGGGTCTCCCGCGCCCGTGCGGCCGAGTCCCACCGCCTCGCCGCCCAGGACCCCACGCCGTCCTCGCCGCCCCCCTCGCACACTCCCTCCTCGAGCGTTCCGAGCGGCTCGGCACCGCGGGGCCCGACGGGCATGCGTCCCGACCCGCAGGGCCCGACGGGGTTGCGCCCCGCCCCACAGGGCTCCGCCGAGGTGCCGGCGGGCGCTCCGGGCGCGTCGGGCCGTCCGCCCGCGCGGCCGCGATCCGTGGCCCCTTCTCGAGCGACACCAGGACCCGAGCAGCAACCCGTCGCCCCCACCCGACCCGCTCCCCCGCCCGAGCAGCGCACTTCCCCCGAGGCACGCTCGACGCCACCACCGCAGTCGTCGGGTTCGACGCAGCCGCTCCCGGTGGCGGAGCAGCCCGATCGCCGCGACAGCGGCGACGACTCCCCCACCCAGGAACGTCGGATCGACTCGATCCTGCCGCAGTGA
- the dtd gene encoding D-aminoacyl-tRNA deacylase, with amino-acid sequence MRAVLQRVDGAQVEVDGEMIGAVAGEGLVALVGVTHEDGPEQVSTIARKICELRILEGERSVLDTGAQVLVVSQFTLYGDARKGRRPSWSAAAPGAVAEPLVAQVVEAIRDRGVEVSAGRFGAHMRVGLVNDGPVTLLLEA; translated from the coding sequence ATGCGTGCAGTGCTCCAGCGAGTCGACGGTGCCCAGGTCGAGGTCGACGGCGAGATGATCGGCGCCGTCGCGGGCGAGGGCCTGGTGGCGCTGGTCGGCGTGACCCATGAGGACGGCCCCGAGCAGGTGTCCACGATCGCCCGGAAGATCTGCGAGCTGCGGATCCTCGAGGGCGAGCGCTCGGTCCTCGATACCGGCGCTCAGGTCCTGGTCGTGTCCCAGTTCACGCTGTACGGCGATGCGCGGAAGGGGCGCCGGCCCTCCTGGAGCGCAGCCGCCCCGGGGGCGGTGGCCGAGCCGCTCGTGGCGCAGGTCGTCGAGGCGATCCGCGACCGCGGGGTGGAGGTCTCCGCGGGCCGCTTCGGCGCGCACATGCGCGTCGGCCTCGTGAACGACGGCCCGGTCACTCTCCTGCTGGAGGCCTGA